The Penicillium oxalicum strain HP7-1 chromosome V, whole genome shotgun sequence genomic interval GACGTCGCTTGTCTCAGCATTGCACAGCCACTGAATAGCACTGATACTGATGGCGGCATCAAAAGTACCCGGGCGAAAAGGAACACCCTGCCCAATGTCTGCAAGGAACAGATCACCCTCCACCTCGCGCTGAAGGGCAACATCCAACATGCTAGGGGCAATGTCCATGCCCACCCATGTGTGTGGGCCACCATCTTCGGGAGAAACTTCAGACAGCATCTCACCCGATAAGCCCGAACCGCAGCCGAGGTCCAGaatgagagatggagatttTAAATCGAGCAGTTCGAGGGCACGCTGGGTCATTTCGGCCTGGATGTTCCGAATACGAGAGGATGTTGTGTATTTGCGGGATTCATTGTCGTTATAGAAGAGATCGGGCGGGCTTTATATGTCAAGTTAGCTAATGTTCATCCATCACCCAGAGCATCCAGTATAACTCCAACATACAGAATATCCTCAGGACGCGACATGATGGGCGGTTTGGGAGAATGTTCAACCGATTTCTCAAATTTGTCGATCAGAAAATAAATTGCGGAAGCGGAAGATCGTTCAATTTTTTGGAGAGCGGGGTGGACACCTGAATAGCTAGGCACTCAAGTCGCCGGGAGCGTCATTTGGGTCGGTGGAGTCTAATTTTGGTATCACCTGAGCCTTATGTGAATGTTATCCGCAGCCAACTCTCCGCCACTCTCCGTTTCCTATTTTCCTTACAACAGTTTATTCTGTTTCTCCAGCCAACATGTGGATTTTACCTCTTGTAGGCTACCTCGGGGTGATTGTCGGATTTTGCTTCCTGACACTTGCAATTGGTCAGTGGTCTCCAAAAACTTCATAGTGGTCGAGATGCCAGACTACGTCAGGTCAGCCCCGAGACACAGCTAACACCGCTTCAGCATCCGGCTTGTATTACCTCTCTGAACTGGTCGAGGAACATACTGTCTTTGCTCGAAAACTGCTCAGTCGTCTCATATACTCCATCATCGGCATTCaagtcctcctcgtcctgtTCGATCGATTCCCCATCTCGCTTTCCCTCCTCAGCATCTTCTCCCACCTGGTCTACGCCAGCAACCTGCGTCGCTTCCCCCTGGTCAAATTGACTGACCCACTGTTCATTCTATCCTGCGTGCTGGTCGTCATCAATCACTGGCTATGGTTCCGCCACTTCTCAACGCCAATCCCTGCGACAAGACGCAATGAGGGTAACTGGCGCCAGCCCTACCAGGTGGATTATAGTGACATGCCCTCGTTCTCGGAAGTGGCGTCCTACTTTGGCCTGTGTGTCTGGTTGGTGCCCTTTGCTTTGTTTGTCAGTCTGAGCGCGGGCGACAATGTCCTTCCGACCATGGGCACCGAATACGCGAGCAGTGCGCACGCCAGTCACGTCCGAAGCTCATCTGAAAGCAAAGCGAAGAACAAGGGAATGGCAAAGGCTTTGGTGGATGGTGTACGAGAATGGGCTGGAGAGACTGGCGAGCTGATGGGGCTCTGGAAAGGTGACCGCACCAGGCGGTTCTGAGGCGCATTGGTATcgggaaagaaaatccaGGCGTAGCTGTGTGTCTCTTTAACGATATATAATGAATCGATTCGAAATCACGTTTGTGTTTTGATTGAAGGTGCATTTTAATGCTCGCAGCGTCGAATCTTTACATCAAAAACTACGTTGAAATCTCTACAGCGATACGGGGGCCTGGCGCGATTACATTCCGCAGCGAAAATCACGTCCAatttgattctttctcgaAGGAAGTCAGGCGTGGAAACCATAAAGACAAACTCAGTTGGAATACCAGAAACTCATAGAACAAAGTCGGAAAAAGAGAATCGGAAGAAAAGTgcaaagggagaaaaaagtgACGAAACCAGCAATGGCCATGTGgaggaaggaaaagagtttaagagaaaaggaaaaaaaagaagagaagggggtaTAATGGCAGGTCAAGACCAGGGTCGATCCTgacaaatggaaaaaaaagaagagaaaaaaaaaccagaaagaagaaaagtaGACATTTCATGAACAAAGTTGCGCTGGGCCAATAGAAAAGGGAGTGTCCCTGTCCTGATTACCATTATCATTAAAGACCATCTCCGCGGGAACTTCACTGGTGGTAAGTGGGTGGTCAAAGTCGTCATTCTGCGTGCAAATCATAATCGGTGAAAGAGACGTATAGAAGATGTCGAAAGTCAAATATGATGGCAAGTAAATAAGCGGCGCGGAAGGGGTAGCGTCGCTTAAATCTGAccggggggagaggagaagtCATCAGGGGCTAGATGGTCCAAGGGTCAACTGGTATTCAATATTTCCTCTTTGAATTGTAATCACGTACTGCTTTCCATGAAAAGCATAGAGCTCTCTCGCCGCTTTGCTTTGGCGGAACGGGAATCGTTCGAAGTCGGATTCAACATGTCATTCATCGGTTGATATTGACTCGAGCCGCCGGGAATGGTGCTGTATGTTTCGCTCTTGTGCGGTGGTTGTTCATAGGAAGGCTGCATTGGAATGAAACCGGTGTCGTAATTACGAATGTTGACCGCAGGGCCGGAGCCACTGTCTATTCCATGGAAAGCAGTCTTGTTGTACGACGGGGTAGGTATATCGGAAAACATTTGATGACGGGGTGAGCGGATATCATCTGGTGATAGACTGTTTTCCACTTTCAGCTCCACGGCCGATGATGTGACCCCAGCATCACCGAAGATGCTGTCAAAGTCGGTCAAGAACGTTGAGAAGACGGGCGCAGGAATGTTCAAAGTTGGCGCGAAGACAATGCCAACATTTCGAACCGTCATCTTATTGACATCCGAGTTGTTGACGATTTCAATCAAAAACAGCGAAAGTGCCCGCAATAGAGAAAGATTTGGCTTGGGCAGTTGATGCACTAAGGAGTTGAAAGCCGCCAATTTCTTCTGCTTGTCGTCAAGTTCTAATAAAGAGAGACCAATCAGTATCAAGATAGGCGAAACGGGCAGAAAGTAccagaaaaaggaacagaaCCATACCTAGAACTCGAAGGAAATCCAGGTGAAGTTCCCGAGTAAGCACGGTTGTTGGAAGTTCACGCAGGTATTGTTTGAAAAGAGAGGCGACAGCGTGAACGTCGTAATATTGATCTCCAGTCAAGAAGTCAACGTCTCCTTCATTGTTGAAACGCTCCTTTAATGCTTTGATAACCACATTCGAGCCGCTCAACCGGAAAATTCCTTCTTCCAAGGCCGCATCCTTGGCGTGCAGATATTCGATGCACCGGTAGACAACAGCAGGAAGATCCGCCTCCACCCCGTGTGGGCCACAGTCTTGAACGGCTTCCGCCAGGGGAATGCCAAAGACAGGTTTCACGTTCTCCCTTCTTTCGACTAGCGTTGAAGAGGAATCGTTGGTGTGCCCAGCTAGGTCAAACGAGGAACGGGTGCGGAACCCCCAGATACTGcgcttcttttccttgacgGAGGTAGTGGATGTTGTTGGTTTGTTGCCCCATGCCCCTGCGTCTTGGATGACCGCTCCGTTGGTGGGCGCGGAGATGATCTTGGGGGATTGTGAGGCCGCGTCAATGGAGTGCTGGTGATACTCACGTATTTCGTTCGCCAAAGCTTGAGGAATACGCGGGGACCGGGATGCAAACTCCAGAGAGGATCCAATAATGGGAGGCTCTTCAGCGACCGTATCATCAAAGCGTATGCCCGTCACGGAACTTCTACCATCATGGTCGGGACTGTCGACGCCGCGAGCGGTGTGTTTGCTTCCGCTGTCGGACCGTTTCGTCTTTGCAGCAGCCGCAGACGACCTGGATTGGACTGACTGCTGTGTCCTGGATGATGTGCCGCGGCTCTCGGCatctgaagaagatggctcCACATATTCCATTAGTGCATCGACCCATTGATCGcgctcctcgtcgctctcTGCACACAGCACATGGCGAACATGTGCCGACGagtccttcttcttcggctccAAGATCAGGAATGCGTGCCGATATTGGTTGTCGTAATCTTCTTCGGAGGCTGGCGGCGAATTCGCGTTCTGAGACTGCTTGCCGATTTGCGCATGGAGAAGCTTGATGTTCCCCATATGGGCCCCACCAGGAGACTCAAAGTACTTCAACTCAGGCCCATGAAGCACAAAATAGCGGGCTTTCCAGCCACCGAAATTCTTCCCGCGCTTGGTGAGGTagccttctttttcgagGTTTGCCGTCAGGACCCCGCGGCATTTCGTGGGCTGCATGACCCGGGCCCTTCAAAAGACTAGTCTCGTCGTCCCGAGGCTCGATAGCATCGTTTGTGAGGAATTGACAAAGCACTAGTGCCGCTCTTTCGTCCAACGGGGTGTCAAGGAGGCTATCAAAGTACATATTGAGCGCCGCGCGGCGCGCGTCAACCTTGGCTGGGGAGTGACCACTGAAAATGCTGCGATCCGGCAATCTACCGGAGAGAGTGGCTGATTGCCGAATTTGCTGGTCCAAACTGGGCAATGACCCAATAACCTTCTCGACACGCCAAAGCTCCGCCATTTGGGAGCGCGAGATCACACTCAAAGTGAAGACAGGTTCTTCATCCAGAGGCTTCAGGGCCATGTAGCTGTGTCTCGAGGGGCGCAATCGGGAGGAAGACACCCGCACTTGTACAAGAGGCAGAGCGTTCGGTGATAGAAGGAGACCGGGATACTCCTCCGATACTAGACCTTGATAGATAGTCGTTTCGGGGAATTGCGGTGATCTTGGGCTGTCTATCTTAACAGTGGGATCAATTGAGGGGACCTGATCACTTTTTCTTCCGCTTGTAGATTGGCCATAGGCGTTTGAGAAGCCGCCTGGATTGTTTCCGGCTCTCGGGGAAGTGGGAAGACCACTACCACCGAAGGCTGCCTGGGTCGCAAGATCACGAGGCATTCGTGGAAGAGGTGATCCGAGAGGCCGATCCTCCGGTCTCGGGCTCATCGGTAGTCCGGGGCTCTTGGGCATCGACGCAATTGACCGGTTATTTGACCCGGGAAGATTGGACCGCGAATTGAGCATTGAGCCTAGAGAGCCAGTAGCGCCAACATTTGGTGGCGATCGTGTCACAAGCTCACGAGGCAACTCGGATGAGCCACCACCGTAGGATGCACTTGCATTCGCCACTCCGTCCAACGGGTCAAATCTGGGTACATTGTGAGATCCAGGCGCCCCGGTTTCTTGATGCAGCGCGGTCTCGCGATCAcgatcatcctcttcgcgtgttttcctccttccacgACTCAGGCTTGATTCTTCAtctgcatcaccatcatcaccgtaGTCGGAGTCGGAATCCGCGTCCACAATGTCCTCGCTGACATGATCAAACTGTTGTAAGTTCAAGGGGGCCGGCGGGGGCTTGCGAACCGGATGAGGAAGCTTGCGCTGGTCTGAATtggtgggagaggagaagctgCCTGCGGAACCAGGATTGGATCCCATACCACGAGGCAGGCCCGAGGTCGCAATTGGAGGAAGCGATGCAGGCTGCGGTGCTCCTTGTTTTTCAGACTCGCGACTAGGGACTGAAGCAGGCTCGCTTGTGACGGGTTCCGCATCGTCCAAGAATGTCTGCGACACCGAGGGATCAACAGGGGGTACAGGAGGAGTCACGTCTTGTAAATCTTTGAGCTTTTTCTTGtatttctccttctctttgaATGCACGATCTAAATCCTTGTTCAAACCCAGTATAAGGGTCCGCTGTTTGTCGACCAGTTTCCAAAGCTGGGAATTTTGAGATGCTGCATGGTGCTTCTCCTTCAACAAGTGCACAATGACCGCCTCCGCAGAGCCGGCCGCGCTGACCAGATTGTTAATATCGGCCTGACTTATAGACTTGGCATCAAAGTTGGATTTCTGCGACACGGAGGAGAGGGATGAGATCGCAGAGTCTATAGATGATGTACGAGGCATTGCGCGAGGTGTTGGACGGTCTCCGGATGCCGACAGATCGGAATTGGCAGGGGATGACGCAGGCCGATCGGGCTCGAATCCCCCGGTTGGTTTGACAACGTTGCCTTCGTCGCGTCTGGAAAGCATCTCCGCTTCATCTGCGCTCGTCGTGTCGGAAGAGGACTGGGACATGGAATGGGCAGCGTTCGAGGGAGGCACCGGAAATGTCGCATTGGCTAGACGGGATCCAGGCGAGCGATTGTCGACGGGGGACTGTCTCGAGCTCGATTTGGGAGAAAGCGGGCTTTGTGAGACTGGCGAGCCTTCAGACCGAGGGTACTGTGTAGGTGCTTTGGTGAGAAGAGGTGACGGCGGAAGACGGTGGCTTCCAGGAGGCCCCGGGCGCGCAGTCATGATGTCTGTTCGCGCGCCTAGGTAATCTCGAGGAATGAGACCAGTATTGAGGGGAGAGGATGTAGAGGGCTGATTCTGGCTTTTGGAGAAACCGGATGAATCCTCTTCACTGCCTCGCTGATGCGACATGATTTAGAGATCAACATCAGAGGGCTCTCAGAGGGGAGAGAATCTCGGTCGAGTAGAGGCCCAAGAGGGGGAGGCGTGACCTGAAGCGTGACCCGTGAGCCGTGAGCGGCGGGATGGCGGGTCCTTCCAAGGAGCTGAAGCTTTGGGCTGGgatggcaaaaaaaaatcaattaAATTAAACtcggatgaaaaaaagagaaaagaaaggggtATGTCTCGGCCAAAAGAGCCACAAAATTAGCCAAACATTGGAGCGAACTTTTGTGGAGCAGTCTGAACAACTCAAAAATTGAAAAGACAGACGGtaggggagagaaaaaaaagggggggagacTAATTACTGCAAAATAATGGAGATTGCACTTTCATCTCAATTGGAAAGATTACTGATGACCATCGTGAGACTGAGCCTTGAGTGATGAAACTTGACAGAAGCACGTTCCCTTGTGGAGACCGGAGCCACCACTGACGACCGTGATGAAGAAATGACAGCCCAAGCACAGGCAGTAGAGCAATCCAGCGAAATCTAGCGAATAGGAATCGATGCTACGAAGACGAATGATCCTTGCCGATGCCTTAAACCTGCTTGGGCTAAAGAGATCTTGACTAGGGGGAGACTTGAAGACCCGGACACGGAGTTAAAGAATCTGGCAAGATGAGCTAAGATACCAACTACAGAAGCACTAGTGGAAGACCTCGGCTTCTACTTAATCGGTCCTCCTACTGGGTGGATTCAATACGCCTCGTGCCTACTTCATGGGAGGTAACCCGATAAGAGAtcagtggggggggggagagatgaCCCCTTTGAAGAAAAGTTGTATTGCATGGCTGCTAGAGTTTTAATGCAGCGCCCATTTCGTGAGGCGTGAATATGAAGAGAGGAGCGGGTATCTGCCCATGCAGAGAGGATCACATCCACCAGTCACGACAACAAGGAAACAAATTAGAGATGAGAATGCATGAGAGTAGAAATCTATGGTTTGCTGCGCCAGACTCCATGAAATGCAGTGACGTGTCATGATACAGAGTCCGCCAACGCCCTGATGACTGCATGTTTTTGCACCAATGCGGAAAAGAAGTCGTGAGTGAtcggagaaaatggagagaaTATACAAGATCATGCGATATTACCGGCCATACCCATGAAAATAGCCTGGGCGGCCAATTGGAGGGACCAGAAGCCTACTTTCTTGAAGCGCCGCTTGCGCGCTTCGTCATCAACGATATCCCGCGAAAATGCGTCATAGGTCTATGGTATGCGTCAGTACAGGAATCCAGAGCATAGTCACGAGAAAGAACAGTTCCTTACCGCAGCAGACAAATCGTCCATCAAACCACTGTCGAAGATGGTCCAGCTCCCATCAAAGTCACTTGCTCTCTTCACGAGGCGGCAGTTGATGGGTATAAAAGTGCGCTTTGAATTGATGTATGCCACGATGGGTCGAATGAGAGCGTTGTTGATGTAAGAAAGGTCGCGGGTGAAGATTGGAACCGCCGCCCGAACATTGTTGAGGTGAACGCGCAAATCCATGGCAATGAAGCGCTTGTCGGCCTCGCTGAGAAAATTAGGGTCCTCACTGGAGTCAACAGGCAATGACTCGGAATACTTGTTGGACGTGACCGTAGCCTCCAAACGGTCATAGAAATCTGCCATGACTTTCGCAATACTCTCGTCGTTTTCAGCAGGGAGCATGATATCCGCAACAATATCCACGGTTCCTTCGTGGATCCACGAGAAAGGGCCCTGGACGCCACGATTGAGGTGGTCAATGTTGAGACCATCTACCCGAATACGGTTGTGTTTTTTCCATGGACTGGgcttgccatcttcctctcccccatcTTCCAATCGGGCACCAACGAAGCCATGGCTTTGGCGCGGATGAATCGTGAACAGCGAGTTGTCAAAGGAGCCCGACATCATGTTCGCCGAGAGAAAATCGTAAAATAGCCACTGTTTCCGCAGTTGAGGAAGATCACATGAGAAAATGCTGACCGAGAAGGGTCGGAAATTATCCGGCTGGTAGATCGAGACTAAAACATCATGCATTTTAAACGAATCGATCTCGAAATCGCCAGGGTGATGCTCATGGCGGTATGATTTTGGATCAAGATCTTCAGCTGGCCAATGAACGTGACGCCGGTCAACGACGCCTCGAATCCCTTTCACTTCAACGTCTCTCAACGGACCCTTGCCATTAAGCCATTTTGTAAAAGACAGAGTCACGTTGACTGTTTCAATCGAGAGGTCGAATTGGGTGTAATtagtatcttcttcttcgatcGCGGAAGACTCGGGTGCTTTCTCTCCTCGAGCTGCCGCAGCCGCGGCGGCCGCCGCAGTCGTGGGAGAACCTTTGCTAACATAGCCCGTTCCTTGACCAGGCCGCCGGGAGACAAACACATTCTTGAATGTAATTACGCCTCCTCTCCATCTGGGTACAATGGCCGATTCAAAGACTACTTTGACTCCGGAGGATTTGGTCAGGTAGTTGCCGACCCACCCAGCCAGTGTTTCTGTGGTCCGTGGTAAGCCAGTGGTCTCAAATGCAAAACACAAGACTAGTCCAGATGAACATACCTTGAGCAAAAACGGTATTGATAGCAAGGatcaaaagggagaagaaggttgTTGTTCCCACAACGACCCATACCACATGGCCCAAAAAGACCCACGAGAAC includes:
- a CDS encoding Protein SVP26; translated protein: MWILPLVGYLGVIVGFCFLTLAIASGLYYLSELVEEHTVFARKLLSRLIYSIIGIQVLLVLFDRFPISLSLLSIFSHLVYASNLRRFPLVKLTDPLFILSCVLVVINHWLWFRHFSTPIPATRRNEGNWRQPYQVDYSDMPSFSEVASYFGLCVWLVPFALFVSLSAGDNVLPTMGTEYASSAHASHVRSSSESKAKNKGMAKALVDGVREWAGETGELMGLWKGDRTRRF
- a CDS encoding Mitochondrial distribution and morphology protein 31; translation: MSANLGRRLYAEILESAHPFFGRLRSNRIARPHLSSRTASDSTLSSPRSLPSGAVRPNQLTRRFASGGLLVFASPGSTAAENGAACIIQTKKLTAQHIWKRAIHPSVNRPRDSAPSDRPESSRDDGKEFSAAKPNDATSQVSSSSNSEASQQSPASSTPPHRHHLMDRLPHMPHLHRPTKEELLSAATGFWSRLKVRFKWFSIRSVRPFNLDEIAALFSWVFLGHVVWVVVGTTTFFSLLILAINTVFAQETLAGWVGNYLTKSSGVKVVFESAIVPRWRGGVITFKNVFVSRRPGQGTGYVSKGSPTTAAAAAAAAARGEKAPESSAIEEEDTNYTQFDLSIETVNVTLSFTKWLNGKGPLRDVEVKGIRGVVDRRHVHWPAEDLDPKSYRHEHHPGDFEIDSFKMHDVLVSIYQPDNFRPFSVSIFSCDLPQLRKQWLFYDFLSANMMSGSFDNSLFTIHPRQSHGFVGARLEDGGEEDGKPSPWKKHNRIRVDGLNIDHLNRGVQGPFSWIHEGTVDIVADIMLPAENDESIAKVMADFYDRLEATVTSNKYSESLPVDSSEDPNFLSEADKRFIAMDLRVHLNNVRAAVPIFTRDLSYINNALIRPIVAYINSKRTFIPINCRLVKRASDFDGSWTIFDSGLMDDLSAATYDAFSRDIVDDEARKRRFKKVGFWSLQLAAQAIFMGMAGNIA